A window of the Chthoniobacterales bacterium genome harbors these coding sequences:
- a CDS encoding AraC family transcriptional regulator has translation MKRLDKKADPELDAMLAIAVTAFAYIPDVWFFAKDTNGKFVAANPPFLKLCGLQDLSDLLGKTDLDFFHKKRAHLYIHDDRKVMETGVKLENQIEPMPRGKFKSDLMITNKFAIKSADGRILGIVGVSRNLSETSARSADAGEFAKTINHIERLSRERFDLRALASNQGMSTAVFERRFKKIFHMTPVAYHQQVRLRHARHELLASAKSVGEIAAEFGFYDQSHFTKSFGAAYGMPPLRFRKSAMVPLAAETGS, from the coding sequence ATGAAGAGACTAGATAAAAAAGCGGATCCAGAGTTGGATGCGATGCTTGCCATCGCCGTCACTGCGTTTGCGTATATACCTGATGTATGGTTTTTTGCAAAAGATACAAACGGCAAATTCGTGGCGGCGAACCCGCCCTTTTTGAAACTCTGCGGCCTCCAAGATTTGTCGGATCTTTTGGGAAAAACCGATCTGGATTTCTTCCATAAAAAGCGCGCCCATTTGTATATCCATGACGACCGGAAGGTCATGGAGACCGGAGTCAAGCTGGAGAATCAGATCGAGCCCATGCCGCGGGGCAAATTCAAGAGCGACCTGATGATTACCAACAAGTTTGCCATTAAGTCCGCAGACGGCCGCATTCTGGGCATCGTCGGTGTCAGCCGGAATCTCTCGGAAACCTCGGCCCGTTCGGCGGACGCGGGCGAGTTTGCCAAGACGATCAACCACATCGAACGCCTTTCGCGCGAGCGATTCGACTTGCGGGCGCTGGCCTCGAACCAGGGAATGTCCACCGCCGTCTTCGAACGGAGGTTCAAGAAGATTTTCCACATGACCCCTGTGGCTTATCACCAGCAGGTCCGTCTGCGGCACGCGCGGCACGAATTGCTGGCGTCCGCGAAGTCCGTCGGCGAGATCGCCGCGGAGTTCGGCTTTTACGACCAAAGCCATTTTACCAAAAGTTTCGGCGCGGCCTACGGAATGCCGCCGCTGAGGTTCCGCAAGAGTGCGATGGTGCCTCTCGCCGCGGAAACCGGTTCGTGA